One window of Phalacrocorax carbo chromosome 1, bPhaCar2.1, whole genome shotgun sequence genomic DNA carries:
- the ZIC2 gene encoding zinc finger protein ZIC 2 isoform X2, whose amino-acid sequence MLLDAGPQFPALGVGTFARHHHSAAAEMQDRELSLAAQNSFVDSAAAAAHMGAFKLNAGAHDLSPGQSSAFTSQAPGYPAAALGPHAAHVGSYSGAPFNSTRDFLFRSRGFGDSSPAGGQHGIFGPAAGSLHHPHTDAQSHLLFPGIHDQHGPHASQNVLNGQMRLGLPGEVFARSDQYRQVSSPRTDPYSAAQLHNQYGPMNMNMGMNMAAHHHHHHPGAFFRYMRQQCIKQELICKWIDPEQLNNPKKSCNKTFSTMHELVTHVSVEHVGGPEQSNHVCYWEECPREGKPFKAKYKLVNHIRVHTGEKPFPCPFPGCGKVFARSENLKIHKRTHTGEKPFQCEFEGCDRRFANSSDRKKHMHVHTSDKPYLCKMCDKSYTHPSSLRKHMKVHESSPQGSESSPAASSGYESSTPPGLVSPSAESQSTSNLSPAAAAAAAAAGHSGLSSNFNEWYV is encoded by the exons ATGCTGCTGGACGCCGGCCCGCAGTTCCCGGCCCTCGGCGTGGGCACCTTCGCCCGGCACCACCACTCGGCCGCGGCGGAGATGCAGGACCGGGAGCTGAGCCTGGCGGCGCAGAACAGCTTCGTGGactcggcggcggcggcggcgcacATGGGCGCCTTTAAGCTCAACGCCGGGGCCCACGACCTCTCCCCCGGGCAGAGCTCGGCGTTCACCTCGCAGGCGCCCGGCTaccccgccgccgccctggGGCCCCACGCCGCCCACGTCGGCTCCTACTCCGGGGCGCCCTTCAACTCCACCCGGGACTTCTTGTTTCGCAGCCGCGGCTTCGGGGACTCGTCGCCGGCCGGCGGGCAGCACGGCATCTTCGGCCCTGCGGCCGGCAGCCTGCATCACCCGCACACGGACGCTCAGAGCCACCTCCTCTTCCCGGGCATCCACGACCAGCACGGCCCCCACGCCTCCCAAAACGTCCTCAACGGGCAGATGCGCCTGGGCTTGCCGGGGGAGGTGTTCGCCCGGTCGGATCAGTACCGCCAGGTCTCCAGCCCCAGGACTGACCCTTACTCGGCGGCTCAGCTGCACAACCAGTACGGCCCCATGAATATGAATATGGGCATGAACATGGcagcccaccaccaccaccaccacccaggTGCCTTTTTCCGCTACATGCGGCAGCAGTGCATCAAGCAAGAGCTCATCTGCAAGTGGATCGACCCCGAGCAGCTCAACAACCCCAAAAAAAGTTGCAATAAAACTTTCAGCACCATGCACGAGTTGGTCACCCACGTCTCGGTGGAGCACGTTGGGGGACCCGAGCAGAGCAACCATGTCTGCTACTGGGAGGAGTGTCCCCGGGAAGGCAAGCCCTTCAAAGCGAAATACAAACTGGTCAATCATATCCGAGTGCACACGGGAGAGaagcccttcccctgccccttccccggCTGCGGAAAAGTTTTCGCCAGATCAGAAAACCTCAAAATTCACAAAAGGACGCACACAG GGGAGAAGCCCTTCCAGTGCGAGTTCGAAGGCTGCGACCGGCGCTTCGCCAACAGCAGCGACCGCAAGAAGCACATGCACGTCCACACCTCGGACAAGCCCTACCTGTGCAAGATGTGCGACAAGTCCTAcacccaccccagctccctgcggAAGCACATGAAG GTGCACGAGTCGTCCCCGCAAGGCTCCGAGTCCTCCCCGGCCGCCAGCTCCGGCTACGAGTCCTCCACCCCCCCGGGGCTGGTGTCCCCCAGCGCCGAGTCGCAGAGCACCAGCAACCTctccccggcggcggcggcggcggcggcggcggc cggccacAGCGGCCTCTCCTCCAACTTCAACGAGTGGTACGTGTAG
- the ZIC2 gene encoding zinc finger protein ZIC 2 isoform X3, which yields MLLDAGPQFPALGVGTFARHHHSAAAEMQDRELSLAAQNSFVDSAAAAAHMGAFKLNAGAHDLSPGQSSAFTSQAPGYPAAALGPHAAHVGSYSGAPFNSTRDFLFRSRGFGDSSPAGGQHGIFGPAAGSLHHPHTDAQSHLLFPGIHDQHGPHASQNVLNGQMRLGLPGEVFARSDQYRQVSSPRTDPYSAAQLHNQYGPMNMNMGMNMAAHHHHHHPGAFFRYMRQQCIKQELICKWIDPEQLNNPKKSCNKTFSTMHELVTHVSVEHVGGPEQSNHVCYWEECPREGKPFKAKYKLVNHIRVHTGEKPFPCPFPGCGKVFARSENLKIHKRTHTGEKPFQCEFEGCDRRFANSSDRKKHMHVHTSDKPYLCKMCDKSYTHPSSLRKHMKVHESSPQGSESSPAASSGYESSTPPGLVSPSAESQSTSNLSPAAAAAAAGGHSGLSSNFNEWYV from the exons ATGCTGCTGGACGCCGGCCCGCAGTTCCCGGCCCTCGGCGTGGGCACCTTCGCCCGGCACCACCACTCGGCCGCGGCGGAGATGCAGGACCGGGAGCTGAGCCTGGCGGCGCAGAACAGCTTCGTGGactcggcggcggcggcggcgcacATGGGCGCCTTTAAGCTCAACGCCGGGGCCCACGACCTCTCCCCCGGGCAGAGCTCGGCGTTCACCTCGCAGGCGCCCGGCTaccccgccgccgccctggGGCCCCACGCCGCCCACGTCGGCTCCTACTCCGGGGCGCCCTTCAACTCCACCCGGGACTTCTTGTTTCGCAGCCGCGGCTTCGGGGACTCGTCGCCGGCCGGCGGGCAGCACGGCATCTTCGGCCCTGCGGCCGGCAGCCTGCATCACCCGCACACGGACGCTCAGAGCCACCTCCTCTTCCCGGGCATCCACGACCAGCACGGCCCCCACGCCTCCCAAAACGTCCTCAACGGGCAGATGCGCCTGGGCTTGCCGGGGGAGGTGTTCGCCCGGTCGGATCAGTACCGCCAGGTCTCCAGCCCCAGGACTGACCCTTACTCGGCGGCTCAGCTGCACAACCAGTACGGCCCCATGAATATGAATATGGGCATGAACATGGcagcccaccaccaccaccaccacccaggTGCCTTTTTCCGCTACATGCGGCAGCAGTGCATCAAGCAAGAGCTCATCTGCAAGTGGATCGACCCCGAGCAGCTCAACAACCCCAAAAAAAGTTGCAATAAAACTTTCAGCACCATGCACGAGTTGGTCACCCACGTCTCGGTGGAGCACGTTGGGGGACCCGAGCAGAGCAACCATGTCTGCTACTGGGAGGAGTGTCCCCGGGAAGGCAAGCCCTTCAAAGCGAAATACAAACTGGTCAATCATATCCGAGTGCACACGGGAGAGaagcccttcccctgccccttccccggCTGCGGAAAAGTTTTCGCCAGATCAGAAAACCTCAAAATTCACAAAAGGACGCACACAG GGGAGAAGCCCTTCCAGTGCGAGTTCGAAGGCTGCGACCGGCGCTTCGCCAACAGCAGCGACCGCAAGAAGCACATGCACGTCCACACCTCGGACAAGCCCTACCTGTGCAAGATGTGCGACAAGTCCTAcacccaccccagctccctgcggAAGCACATGAAG GTGCACGAGTCGTCCCCGCAAGGCTCCGAGTCCTCCCCGGCCGCCAGCTCCGGCTACGAGTCCTCCACCCCCCCGGGGCTGGTGTCCCCCAGCGCCGAGTCGCAGAGCACCAGCAACCTctccccggcggcggcggcggcggcggc cggcggccacAGCGGCCTCTCCTCCAACTTCAACGAGTGGTACGTGTAG
- the ZIC2 gene encoding zinc finger protein ZIC 2 isoform X1 gives MLLDAGPQFPALGVGTFARHHHSAAAEMQDRELSLAAQNSFVDSAAAAAHMGAFKLNAGAHDLSPGQSSAFTSQAPGYPAAALGPHAAHVGSYSGAPFNSTRDFLFRSRGFGDSSPAGGQHGIFGPAAGSLHHPHTDAQSHLLFPGIHDQHGPHASQNVLNGQMRLGLPGEVFARSDQYRQVSSPRTDPYSAAQLHNQYGPMNMNMGMNMAAHHHHHHPGAFFRYMRQQCIKQELICKWIDPEQLNNPKKSCNKTFSTMHELVTHVSVEHVGGPEQSNHVCYWEECPREGKPFKAKYKLVNHIRVHTGEKPFPCPFPGCGKVFARSENLKIHKRTHTGEKPFQCEFEGCDRRFANSSDRKKHMHVHTSDKPYLCKMCDKSYTHPSSLRKHMKVHESSPQGSESSPAASSGYESSTPPGLVSPSAESQSTSNLSPAAAAAAAAAAAAAAAVSAVHRGSGGGGGGGSGGGGGGGGHSGLSSNFNEWYV, from the exons ATGCTGCTGGACGCCGGCCCGCAGTTCCCGGCCCTCGGCGTGGGCACCTTCGCCCGGCACCACCACTCGGCCGCGGCGGAGATGCAGGACCGGGAGCTGAGCCTGGCGGCGCAGAACAGCTTCGTGGactcggcggcggcggcggcgcacATGGGCGCCTTTAAGCTCAACGCCGGGGCCCACGACCTCTCCCCCGGGCAGAGCTCGGCGTTCACCTCGCAGGCGCCCGGCTaccccgccgccgccctggGGCCCCACGCCGCCCACGTCGGCTCCTACTCCGGGGCGCCCTTCAACTCCACCCGGGACTTCTTGTTTCGCAGCCGCGGCTTCGGGGACTCGTCGCCGGCCGGCGGGCAGCACGGCATCTTCGGCCCTGCGGCCGGCAGCCTGCATCACCCGCACACGGACGCTCAGAGCCACCTCCTCTTCCCGGGCATCCACGACCAGCACGGCCCCCACGCCTCCCAAAACGTCCTCAACGGGCAGATGCGCCTGGGCTTGCCGGGGGAGGTGTTCGCCCGGTCGGATCAGTACCGCCAGGTCTCCAGCCCCAGGACTGACCCTTACTCGGCGGCTCAGCTGCACAACCAGTACGGCCCCATGAATATGAATATGGGCATGAACATGGcagcccaccaccaccaccaccacccaggTGCCTTTTTCCGCTACATGCGGCAGCAGTGCATCAAGCAAGAGCTCATCTGCAAGTGGATCGACCCCGAGCAGCTCAACAACCCCAAAAAAAGTTGCAATAAAACTTTCAGCACCATGCACGAGTTGGTCACCCACGTCTCGGTGGAGCACGTTGGGGGACCCGAGCAGAGCAACCATGTCTGCTACTGGGAGGAGTGTCCCCGGGAAGGCAAGCCCTTCAAAGCGAAATACAAACTGGTCAATCATATCCGAGTGCACACGGGAGAGaagcccttcccctgccccttccccggCTGCGGAAAAGTTTTCGCCAGATCAGAAAACCTCAAAATTCACAAAAGGACGCACACAG GGGAGAAGCCCTTCCAGTGCGAGTTCGAAGGCTGCGACCGGCGCTTCGCCAACAGCAGCGACCGCAAGAAGCACATGCACGTCCACACCTCGGACAAGCCCTACCTGTGCAAGATGTGCGACAAGTCCTAcacccaccccagctccctgcggAAGCACATGAAG GTGCACGAGTCGTCCCCGCAAGGCTCCGAGTCCTCCCCGGCCGCCAGCTCCGGCTACGAGTCCTCCACCCCCCCGGGGCTGGTGTCCCCCAGCGCCGAGTCGCAGAGCACCAGCAACCTctccccggcggcggcggcggcggcggcggcggcagcggcggcggcggcggccgtgTCCGCCGTGCaccggggcagcggcggcggcggcggcggtggcagcggcggcggcggcggtggcggcggccacAGCGGCCTCTCCTCCAACTTCAACGAGTGGTACGTGTAG